A window of Flavobacterium flavigenum contains these coding sequences:
- a CDS encoding DUF4269 domain-containing protein gives MINFKDISYLQTGNPKQQAAFTLLTHHKILENLAEFDPVLVGTIPINIDIENSDLDILCHWKNKADFIKKTKQLFGKENHFSIREDSIDNPKSVIVNFIISGFEIEIFGQNIPTELQNGYRHMVIEHQILNSKDENFRLEIIRLKEKGLKTEPAFGLLLGLKGNIYEALLDYKI, from the coding sequence ATGATTAATTTTAAGGACATATCTTATTTACAAACCGGAAATCCTAAACAGCAAGCCGCATTTACTCTTTTAACCCATCATAAAATTTTGGAAAATCTTGCTGAATTTGATCCTGTTTTGGTTGGCACAATTCCCATAAATATTGATATTGAAAACAGCGATCTGGATATTCTCTGCCATTGGAAAAACAAAGCTGATTTTATCAAAAAGACAAAACAACTGTTCGGAAAAGAAAATCATTTTTCCATTCGGGAAGATAGTATTGATAACCCGAAATCTGTTATTGTTAACTTCATCATAAGTGGCTTTGAAATAGAAATCTTTGGTCAAAATATACCAACAGAACTTCAAAACGGCTACAGACACATGGTAATTGAACACCAAATTCTTAATTCAAAAGACGAAAACTTTCGATTGGAGATCATCAGACTAAAAGAAAAAGGCTTAAAAACCGAGCCTGCTTTTGGTTTGCTATTAGGCTTAAAAGGAAATATTTATGAAGCATTACTAGATTATAAAATCTGA
- a CDS encoding ArnT family glycosyltransferase codes for MSKKTIILIGFIILKFVLQYSLINPEYDLQRDEYLHLDQANHLAWGYLSVPPVTSWFSYIILLLGNSVFWVKFFPALFGALTLLIVWKTIALLKGNLYALILGSVCVLFSCLLRLNMLYQPNSFDILCWTAVYYILIQYLTSENTKWLYFGGVIFALGLLNKYNILFLLLGLIPAILFSKQRKIAVQKEFYFALILGLILILPNLYWQYSNHFPIVHHMKELKETQLVHVDLGDFLKEQILFFIGGLFVILAGLYAVLFYRPFKKYQFFFTSFVFTLLIFIYFKAKAYYTIGLYPIYLAFGAVYISEMIHNGWKRYLKPVFILIPLLLFIPIYYVAFPNKSPEYMVAHSEPYKKLGLLRWEDGKDHHLPQDFADMLGWKELAEKTDSLYALLPNQKETIILCDNYGQAGAINYYTKKGIKAVSFNADYLNWFDLSIKYKNLIRVKDFEESDKEMKETSPYFESVTIGGRVTNQYARGYGATIFVFRNAKVDINKKLEQEIKEEKNDIIND; via the coding sequence ATGAGCAAAAAAACAATAATTTTAATAGGTTTCATTATTTTAAAATTTGTTTTACAGTATTCCCTGATTAATCCTGAATACGATTTACAGCGAGATGAATATTTACATCTGGATCAGGCAAATCATTTGGCATGGGGCTATTTATCAGTCCCTCCGGTAACATCGTGGTTTTCTTATATTATTCTATTACTTGGAAATTCTGTTTTTTGGGTGAAGTTCTTCCCTGCCCTGTTTGGAGCCCTGACACTTTTGATTGTCTGGAAAACCATCGCACTTTTAAAAGGAAATCTTTATGCTTTAATTCTTGGCTCTGTATGCGTTTTGTTTTCCTGTTTGCTGCGTTTAAATATGCTTTATCAGCCTAATTCTTTTGATATTTTATGCTGGACTGCGGTTTATTATATTTTAATACAATACCTGACTTCAGAAAATACAAAATGGCTATATTTTGGCGGAGTGATTTTCGCTTTGGGTTTACTGAATAAGTACAATATCCTGTTTTTATTGCTCGGATTAATTCCTGCTATTTTATTTTCTAAACAGAGAAAAATAGCTGTACAAAAAGAATTTTATTTTGCTTTGATTTTAGGGCTAATTTTAATATTGCCTAATCTTTATTGGCAATACAGCAATCATTTTCCAATTGTACATCATATGAAAGAGTTAAAAGAAACGCAATTAGTTCATGTTGATCTGGGTGATTTTCTAAAAGAACAGATTCTATTTTTCATTGGCGGATTATTCGTGATTTTAGCCGGACTTTATGCCGTTTTATTTTACAGACCTTTCAAAAAATATCAGTTCTTTTTCACATCATTTGTTTTCACTCTTTTAATTTTTATTTATTTCAAAGCAAAAGCGTATTACACCATTGGCTTGTATCCAATTTACCTTGCTTTTGGAGCTGTTTACATTTCGGAAATGATACATAATGGATGGAAACGTTATCTAAAACCTGTTTTTATCCTGATTCCGTTATTGCTTTTTATTCCGATTTATTATGTCGCTTTTCCCAATAAAAGTCCTGAATATATGGTTGCACATTCTGAGCCATACAAAAAACTGGGATTGCTTCGTTGGGAAGACGGAAAAGATCATCATTTGCCACAGGATTTTGCTGATATGCTTGGGTGGAAAGAATTGGCTGAAAAAACAGATTCTTTATATGCTTTGCTTCCAAATCAGAAAGAAACAATTATCCTTTGCGATAATTACGGACAGGCCGGAGCAATTAATTATTATACTAAAAAAGGAATCAAAGCGGTTTCTTTTAATGCTGATTATCTGAATTGGTTTGATCTTAGCATTAAATATAAAAACCTGATTCGCGTTAAGGATTTTGAAGAAAGCGACAAAGAAATGAAAGAAACGAGTCCGTATTTTGAATCAGTTACTATTGGCGGCCGGGTCACCAATCAATATGCCAGAGGATATGGTGCTACGATTTTTGTTTTCAGGAATGCAAAAGTTGATATCAACAAAAAATTAGAACAGGAAATCAAAGAAGAAAAAAACGATATCATAAATGATTAA